From one Halothece sp. PCC 7418 genomic stretch:
- the csx17 gene encoding type I-U CRISPR-associated protein Csx17, whose protein sequence is MISQTTVNQFIPIPTTSPTTLLGYLKALGLMAITNAKGYWEQEQFYLNVESLREVVETFVSDYQPKPIANPWNKKSGFLSGNQLKPFLETETERYQRIRETYQEIIEVLSEIDLKGKGSKELKPLLFPKLEESIEDDSFIDWLSSVGVVTTDKGKERVYLNDLLGTGGNVSTSDLAFNYLECCRQLWDIKTGEPTADCQTFAEAAIAATPHPKSLIKKGILCHLSPRADFFGELDTRTGTDDYPANGISTQLANPVDYILAIEGLLQFSGTVKNLKETDGESPETTYALYPLLLEINAGSAETSDRTENSKHECWLPLWSEPMELRKYRRYVSNHLNYRLKNQIRDTLDLLAQLSQSSQYLEFTRYSRFGFWPRKGQGSYAIHIGIESPEGNDLGAELRRWRKSVRPRPDQTNATYTLLMSLEQRLTALQRGQGSYQELLILLGSVEKHLSKLKSRYLLPVPNLSENWVKKAYEENRCSEFRLAAALASTGLRSNISSYGHSKKKETSFWRGNTDVVPTYSLSALTYALLRKWSIRLSQDSHNHSKHPSQYSDTLAYANFEDIEKLMLGTLNEALILDLACGLSLCSTPTKLWEQDKPKFLPFSYRYAAYAHWRKDYSLSMKEIYGLYQGSTVPLVRRLRAQGLTSRLTKENDKKQKKKVKITLPDLIENGAEIIIALAFPINPYQLGVKTNDFN, encoded by the coding sequence GTGATTAGTCAAACGACTGTTAACCAATTTATTCCCATTCCTACAACTTCCCCAACAACCTTATTAGGCTATCTCAAAGCATTGGGCTTAATGGCGATTACCAATGCCAAGGGATATTGGGAACAAGAACAGTTTTATCTTAATGTCGAATCTCTCAGGGAAGTTGTCGAGACATTTGTTTCCGATTATCAACCGAAACCGATCGCGAATCCTTGGAACAAAAAATCTGGCTTTTTATCGGGAAATCAATTAAAACCTTTTCTAGAAACGGAAACAGAACGATATCAGCGCATCAGAGAAACTTATCAAGAGATTATTGAAGTTCTCTCAGAAATTGATTTAAAGGGAAAAGGGAGTAAAGAACTGAAACCACTTCTTTTTCCAAAGTTAGAAGAAAGTATCGAGGATGATTCTTTCATAGACTGGCTGAGTTCGGTGGGAGTTGTAACGACTGATAAGGGGAAAGAAAGGGTTTACCTCAATGATTTACTGGGAACTGGCGGGAATGTCAGCACCAGCGATTTAGCCTTTAATTATTTGGAATGCTGTCGCCAACTATGGGATATCAAAACAGGAGAACCAACGGCAGATTGTCAGACTTTTGCTGAAGCTGCGATCGCTGCAACCCCTCATCCCAAATCATTAATCAAAAAAGGAATCCTCTGTCACCTCTCGCCTCGCGCCGACTTTTTTGGCGAACTGGACACCAGAACGGGAACCGATGATTATCCAGCTAATGGCATTAGTACCCAACTAGCTAATCCTGTTGACTATATTTTAGCGATCGAGGGCTTACTGCAATTTTCAGGAACGGTTAAAAACTTAAAAGAAACCGATGGCGAGTCTCCAGAAACTACTTATGCCCTCTATCCGTTATTGCTAGAAATTAATGCGGGGTCTGCCGAAACCAGCGATCGCACTGAGAACAGTAAACATGAGTGTTGGCTACCCTTATGGTCAGAACCAATGGAGTTAAGAAAATATCGGCGTTATGTTAGCAATCATTTGAATTATCGCTTAAAAAATCAAATCCGAGACACTTTAGACTTACTTGCACAATTATCTCAATCCAGTCAGTATCTAGAGTTCACTCGTTATTCGCGCTTTGGTTTTTGGCCCCGAAAAGGACAAGGCAGTTACGCCATTCATATTGGGATTGAAAGCCCTGAAGGGAATGATTTAGGGGCGGAATTACGTCGTTGGCGAAAATCGGTGCGTCCTCGTCCCGACCAGACCAATGCGACCTATACTCTGCTGATGTCTTTGGAACAGCGATTAACCGCTTTGCAACGAGGTCAGGGGTCTTATCAAGAATTATTGATTTTACTGGGAAGTGTAGAAAAGCATCTGAGTAAACTTAAGTCTCGATATCTGCTTCCTGTTCCCAATCTCTCAGAAAATTGGGTAAAAAAGGCTTATGAAGAAAACCGTTGTTCTGAGTTTCGTTTAGCAGCTGCGCTTGCTTCCACTGGGCTGCGATCAAACATTTCTAGTTATGGACATAGCAAAAAAAAGGAAACCTCTTTCTGGAGGGGGAATACTGATGTAGTGCCTACTTATTCTTTATCTGCGCTGACTTATGCCCTTTTAAGGAAATGGTCGATCAGGTTATCGCAAGACTCACATAATCATTCTAAGCATCCTAGTCAATATTCCGACACTCTAGCTTATGCCAATTTTGAGGATATTGAGAAGTTAATGCTAGGAACTTTAAACGAAGCCCTCATTTTAGACCTTGCTTGCGGATTATCTTTATGTAGCACCCCAACTAAACTCTGGGAACAAGACAAACCGAAATTTTTACCCTTTAGCTATCGTTATGCTGCTTATGCTCACTGGCGCAAAGACTATTCCTTGTCCATGAAAGAAATCTATGGACTTTATCAGGGTTCAACTGTTCCTCTGGTTCGTCGATTACGCGCCCAAGGATTGACAAGTAGATTAACTAAAGAAAATGACAAAAAACAGAAGAAAAAGGTGAAGATCACATTGCCAGACTTGATCGAAAATGGTGCTGAAATAATTATCGCGCTAGCTTTCCCCATTAATCCATATCAATTAGGAGTAAAAACAAATGACTTTAATTAA
- a CDS encoding Uma2 family endonuclease, with product MKTLTFELPQDIPLRVSRSDFAVIAAVNRDLRLERTADGTLIVNPPTGSESGRRNLSISAQLWIWAEANDTLGVAFDSSAGFELPNGAIRAPDTSWITRDRWDALSQAEKEGFAPLCPDFVIELRSNSDKLATLQDKMREYLANGARLGWLIDPQNQRVEIYRSGQAVEVLEQPKQLSGEEILPHFTLNLQRIW from the coding sequence ATGAAAACCCTTACCTTCGAGCTTCCTCAAGACATCCCCCTTCGCGTTTCTCGGTCAGACTTTGCAGTCATTGCAGCCGTTAACCGCGACCTCAGACTGGAACGAACCGCAGACGGAACTTTAATTGTGAATCCTCCCACTGGCAGCGAATCGGGCCGACGTAATCTGAGTATTAGCGCTCAACTCTGGATTTGGGCAGAAGCAAACGACACTTTAGGGGTTGCTTTTGATTCCTCCGCAGGTTTTGAGTTGCCCAATGGAGCGATTCGTGCCCCTGATACCTCTTGGATTACGCGCGATCGTTGGGATGCTTTATCCCAAGCAGAAAAGGAAGGTTTTGCCCCGTTATGCCCCGATTTTGTCATTGAATTGCGATCGAATAGTGATAAGCTCGCGACGTTACAGGATAAGATGCGAGAATACTTAGCCAATGGCGCACGTTTAGGTTGGCTCATTGATCCGCAAAATCAGCGCGTTGAAATTTACCGTAGTGGTCAAGCGGTCGAAGTTTTAGAACAACCCAAGCAGTTATCTGGGGAAGAGATCCTGCCTCATTTTACCTTGAACTTGCAGCGGATTTGGTAG
- a CDS encoding PD-(D/E)XK nuclease family protein: MNQFNDIFSNLEAASRKEIIVAASRIAKHLIGESQCLLQYYLQAHYQLANNKNYISYKMRHQSFLKQRKQFWMAEGYSVSCEKQNLMNFLTKKGPKFIGTPDLYVKEINHFEELKTGKPKEYDIVQLMLYMAAAPYIYGLSEIPSGQVRYSDGSFKDVLPEEITQEFKDQVTQLIGVLVADQIPEPEPSQRDCRFCTFNNYCPVAYIDNNVA, encoded by the coding sequence ATGAATCAGTTCAATGATATTTTTTCTAATCTTGAAGCTGCTTCCAGAAAAGAGATCATTGTAGCCGCCTCTCGCATTGCTAAACATTTAATCGGAGAGTCTCAATGCTTACTTCAATATTACTTGCAAGCACATTATCAACTTGCAAATAATAAAAACTATATTTCCTACAAAATGAGGCATCAGTCTTTTTTAAAGCAGCGCAAGCAATTCTGGATGGCTGAAGGCTATAGTGTATCTTGTGAAAAGCAAAATCTGATGAATTTTTTGACTAAAAAGGGACCTAAATTTATTGGTACTCCCGATCTTTATGTCAAAGAAATCAACCATTTTGAAGAATTGAAAACGGGAAAACCAAAAGAGTACGACATTGTTCAACTCATGCTGTACATGGCGGCGGCTCCTTATATCTATGGTCTTTCGGAAATTCCTAGCGGTCAAGTCCGCTACAGTGATGGCTCTTTTAAAGATGTTTTACCAGAAGAGATTACTCAAGAATTCAAAGATCAAGTAACTCAATTAATTGGGGTATTGGTAGCAGATCAAATTCCAGAACCAGAACCTAGTCAACGTGATTGCCGTTTCTGCACTTTTAATAATTATTGTCCTGTTGCATATATCGACAATAATGTTGCCTAA
- the cas3 gene encoding CRISPR-associated helicase Cas3': MNYQDFFQRLTHYQPYPWQTQFAQWDGNKIAVVNLPTGTGKEFGATIPWLYGHYKGHNVPNRLIYCLPTRSLVDQVYNNVQGLVKKSQLEIDVYCLKGGKIEQGYEDHLTQPAILIGTQDQLLSRALNRGYTVSWTQRPKHAAAVNNDCRWVLDETQLMGVGYSTAVKLHQLRQELGVFGKAELVLMSATQNLEPLKASSYRLYQLNQKDYDHLFLGEKLKKPKPISKAEVSSPEDIAKLALEKHHSGQLTLVVLNTVNRAREVGECLKQVTDSVPILTIHSRFLGFDRAQLQEKLYSFQGIVVATQVVEAGVDLDASTLITELCPWSSFVQRVGRCGRTNLEQASQVFWLDWQGDWKALPYEQKDCEETKEKLLSLSDVGLLSLLGVELPDRKLPKRKLGKEEMEQFFTTHPQLRSTTYSTEKYVRDVHSYTARVFWADEQPKTIPHQTYLCPVPVNDLNQFLQEQQIEFYVWGEDKWEQKTKVEIGDVVHLPYTTGGYSHELGWTGNPDDSPIPYSLTTPKLFDNERPTQYWVSLKIHSGDAAFFMEQYVPTLQRLEFSEDEINLLIQCARWHDWGKAHEIWQDFANAERELVAKSPKYKHFTTLNGFRHELASAIAAAQQNAPFLAQYLIAAHHGKVRETLVNADGSCDPNVLRGVELGTQLPEVELGEEYLEAVSLDYPDPRKWEDQVFEELLAEWGVFKLLYLETLIRNADVAASKYREDQVNV; the protein is encoded by the coding sequence TTGAATTACCAGGACTTCTTTCAAAGGCTAACTCATTATCAACCTTATCCTTGGCAAACTCAGTTTGCTCAGTGGGATGGTAACAAGATTGCAGTCGTTAACTTACCCACAGGGACAGGGAAAGAGTTTGGGGCAACGATTCCTTGGTTATATGGTCATTACAAAGGACATAATGTTCCCAACCGATTGATTTATTGTTTGCCCACCCGTTCTTTAGTAGATCAGGTTTATAACAATGTACAAGGCTTAGTGAAAAAATCCCAATTAGAGATTGATGTTTATTGCTTAAAAGGGGGGAAGATTGAACAAGGATATGAAGACCATCTTACCCAACCTGCGATTTTAATTGGCACGCAAGATCAGTTACTCTCTCGGGCTTTGAATCGAGGTTATACTGTCTCTTGGACACAGCGACCCAAACACGCAGCAGCAGTTAATAATGATTGTCGCTGGGTACTCGATGAAACCCAGTTGATGGGAGTAGGCTATTCAACCGCGGTTAAGTTGCATCAACTGCGTCAAGAGTTGGGGGTATTTGGGAAAGCAGAACTGGTTTTAATGTCTGCGACCCAGAACTTAGAACCCTTGAAAGCCTCATCTTATCGCCTTTATCAGCTTAATCAGAAAGATTACGATCATCTCTTCCTTGGGGAAAAACTGAAGAAACCGAAACCTATCTCAAAAGCTGAGGTTTCCTCTCCTGAAGACATTGCAAAGTTAGCTCTTGAAAAACATCACTCAGGACAATTAACTTTAGTCGTTCTCAATACAGTGAACCGCGCTCGTGAGGTAGGAGAATGCTTGAAACAAGTGACTGACAGCGTTCCCATCCTGACCATTCATTCTCGCTTTTTAGGCTTTGATCGCGCTCAATTACAAGAGAAACTTTACAGCTTTCAAGGCATTGTCGTTGCCACTCAGGTTGTAGAAGCAGGGGTGGATTTAGATGCCAGTACCTTAATCACAGAGTTATGTCCTTGGTCTTCTTTTGTGCAACGAGTGGGGCGCTGTGGACGAACGAATTTAGAACAGGCGAGTCAAGTATTCTGGCTAGATTGGCAGGGGGATTGGAAAGCATTGCCGTATGAACAAAAAGACTGTGAGGAGACTAAAGAAAAGCTATTATCTCTTTCCGATGTGGGATTGCTTAGTTTGCTAGGAGTTGAATTACCCGATCGCAAGTTACCCAAGCGCAAGCTAGGAAAAGAGGAAATGGAGCAGTTTTTTACGACTCATCCTCAACTGCGTTCTACTACCTATAGCACGGAAAAGTATGTCAGAGATGTTCACTCCTACACAGCGCGAGTCTTCTGGGCAGATGAACAACCCAAGACAATTCCGCATCAAACCTATTTATGTCCCGTTCCTGTCAATGATTTAAACCAATTCTTACAGGAACAGCAAATTGAATTCTACGTTTGGGGGGAAGATAAATGGGAACAGAAAACTAAAGTTGAGATTGGAGATGTGGTTCATTTACCTTACACCACAGGCGGGTATAGCCACGAATTAGGCTGGACAGGAAACCCAGATGATTCTCCCATACCTTATTCCTTAACGACTCCTAAACTGTTTGACAATGAGCGTCCTACTCAATACTGGGTTTCTCTTAAAATCCATTCTGGGGATGCTGCTTTTTTTATGGAACAATATGTTCCGACATTACAGAGACTAGAGTTTAGTGAGGATGAAATTAACTTATTAATCCAATGCGCCCGTTGGCATGATTGGGGAAAAGCCCATGAGATTTGGCAAGACTTTGCTAATGCTGAAAGAGAATTAGTTGCTAAATCTCCTAAATATAAACACTTTACCACTTTAAACGGGTTTCGCCATGAATTGGCAAGCGCGATCGCTGCTGCTCAACAAAACGCCCCATTTTTAGCCCAATATTTAATCGCAGCCCATCACGGAAAAGTCAGAGAAACTCTAGTCAATGCTGATGGTTCTTGTGATCCTAATGTTTTGAGAGGAGTTGAATTAGGTACGCAACTTCCTGAGGTTGAACTGGGAGAGGAGTATTTAGAAGCAGTCTCCTTAGACTATCCTGATCCGAGAAAATGGGAAGATCAAGTGTTTGAGGAATTATTAGCAGAATGGGGGGTTTTCAAACTGTTATATCTAGAAACCTTAATTCGTAACGCTGATGTTGCAGCGTCTAAATATCGGGAGGATCAAGTAAATGTATAG
- the csb2 gene encoding type I-U CRISPR-associated protein Csb2: MIIAIHLLLNQYQANAWHHAHCEGLIDWPPAPWRILRAIVAGSYNVHLPKKHQATLKGLLHKMAQVEPEYYLPQATYIQHRSPRPQMKSGKPPEIKPGKTLYAAGLLLDEEDSTLFIRYPFELSETEDLVLRLIFNGLTYLGRKEAAAQWEIVEEMPESNAIPNPEGTKIVAIPDSNLDAEQLWETLNSSAADVFAKNKQAVFPGVGQTAYQLKDPNSEQLSRNKDEASNAAVQIVTLSAIAPHPIPLKYAHEICYNLHRSLVKRCPSPIFTGQEMGEPRRNHSHTFIQPIPDSKQRYIKRLQLIATEGYSSDALASISAILFVKAGEQWVNLQLSDFSKNLGESHQQWKTITPMFLTRFPKTLRGKPRYLSGTDYQKDGAEHQALKYLLFLDHLGLSVKPTFQATSEGLGMYLDGELVVEAQCQPWDRFWQWQSAHSHGKKVGRVGYNVKLTFSQAVTSPIGLGYACHYGLGTLLPI, encoded by the coding sequence ATGATCATCGCCATTCACCTATTATTAAATCAATATCAGGCAAATGCTTGGCATCATGCCCATTGTGAAGGCTTAATTGATTGGCCCCCTGCCCCTTGGCGGATTCTCAGGGCGATTGTCGCTGGTTCTTATAACGTCCATTTGCCGAAGAAACATCAAGCGACTCTAAAAGGCTTACTGCATAAAATGGCGCAAGTGGAACCAGAATACTATCTCCCCCAAGCCACTTATATCCAGCATCGATCACCGCGACCACAGATGAAATCGGGGAAACCGCCTGAAATTAAACCAGGGAAAACCCTTTATGCTGCGGGGTTACTCCTCGATGAGGAAGACTCAACGCTTTTTATTCGATATCCCTTTGAACTCAGTGAAACGGAAGATTTAGTCTTACGCTTAATTTTCAATGGTCTGACTTATTTAGGGCGCAAAGAAGCTGCTGCCCAGTGGGAAATTGTGGAAGAAATGCCTGAAAGTAATGCCATTCCCAACCCAGAAGGAACAAAAATTGTGGCGATTCCCGATTCTAATTTAGATGCAGAACAACTTTGGGAAACGCTTAACTCATCGGCTGCGGATGTCTTTGCTAAAAATAAGCAAGCGGTATTTCCAGGAGTGGGACAAACTGCCTACCAATTAAAAGATCCTAATTCAGAACAGTTGTCAAGGAACAAGGATGAAGCGTCTAATGCTGCTGTCCAGATTGTGACCTTGAGCGCGATCGCGCCACACCCGATTCCCCTCAAATACGCCCACGAAATCTGTTACAACTTACACCGTTCTCTCGTTAAACGCTGTCCTAGCCCGATTTTTACAGGCCAGGAAATGGGAGAACCTCGCCGAAATCATAGCCATACATTTATTCAACCGATTCCTGACTCTAAACAGCGTTATATCAAAAGACTACAGTTAATTGCTACTGAAGGATATTCCTCTGATGCCCTCGCCAGCATTTCTGCTATTTTATTTGTCAAAGCAGGAGAACAATGGGTTAACTTACAACTCAGTGATTTCTCTAAAAACCTTGGCGAGTCTCATCAACAATGGAAAACCATTACGCCGATGTTTCTGACTCGCTTCCCGAAAACCTTGCGGGGAAAACCTCGTTATTTATCGGGAACAGACTATCAAAAAGACGGGGCTGAACATCAAGCCTTGAAATATTTACTCTTTCTCGATCATTTAGGCTTATCAGTGAAACCCACGTTTCAAGCAACCTCCGAAGGATTGGGGATGTATTTAGATGGGGAATTAGTTGTAGAAGCTCAATGTCAGCCTTGGGACAGATTTTGGCAATGGCAGTCTGCTCATTCTCATGGTAAGAAAGTGGGGCGAGTGGGATACAATGTGAAACTAACTTTTTCTCAAGCGGTTACATCTCCCATTGGTCTGGGTTATGCCTGTCATTATGGGTTAGGAACGTTGCTCCCGATTTAG
- a CDS encoding alpha/beta fold hydrolase, which yields MDVNQTVAATVKGKYWQWREQNIYYVQAGTNETTNPPLLLIHGFGASTDHWRKNIAELQEMFPVYAIDLLGFGRSSKPDWVYSGTLWEEQLSAFIQDVIGQPVVLAGNSLGGYAALCVGGNHPELVQGVVLLNSAGPFSDAEAKTPPKPTLKQRLQKAIRSILLQPWTSFLLFQYTRRKSMIRRTLKQVYVDQSAVTDQLVEDIYRPSCDRGAAKVFASVFKSPRGDQVDELLQRLQAPLLLLWGEGDPWMDTRARSRKFHQYYSQITEHFLNAGHCPHDEVPQQVDAKIKDWVDLVISNQ from the coding sequence ATGGATGTGAATCAAACAGTTGCAGCCACGGTTAAAGGCAAATATTGGCAATGGCGAGAACAAAATATTTATTATGTGCAAGCAGGAACAAACGAAACGACGAATCCTCCTCTCTTATTAATTCATGGATTTGGCGCTTCTACTGACCATTGGCGCAAAAATATCGCGGAACTGCAAGAGATGTTTCCAGTTTATGCCATTGATTTACTTGGTTTTGGACGATCCAGTAAGCCAGATTGGGTTTACAGTGGAACGTTATGGGAAGAGCAGCTTTCTGCGTTTATTCAAGATGTTATTGGTCAGCCTGTGGTTTTAGCGGGGAATTCTTTGGGAGGATATGCTGCCCTTTGTGTGGGGGGAAATCATCCTGAATTAGTGCAAGGGGTGGTGTTGCTCAATAGTGCTGGCCCTTTTTCTGATGCGGAAGCAAAAACGCCTCCCAAACCCACTTTGAAACAACGTTTACAAAAGGCGATACGTTCTATTTTGCTACAACCTTGGACAAGTTTCTTGCTGTTCCAATATACACGCCGTAAATCAATGATTCGGCGGACGTTGAAACAAGTGTATGTGGATCAAAGTGCGGTAACAGACCAATTGGTCGAGGATATTTATCGTCCGTCTTGCGATCGCGGTGCAGCGAAGGTATTTGCATCTGTGTTTAAAAGCCCGAGAGGGGATCAGGTGGATGAGTTATTGCAACGATTACAAGCCCCGTTGTTGTTACTGTGGGGAGAAGGTGATCCGTGGATGGATACGAGAGCGCGATCGCGCAAGTTTCATCAATACTATTCCCAGATTACAGAACATTTCCTCAATGCTGGACATTGCCCTCATGATGAAGTTCCTCAGCAAGTGGACGCAAAAATCAAGGATTGGGTGGATTTAGTGATCAGTAACCAGTGA
- a CDS encoding folate/biopterin family MFS transporter — translation MHTFIKDKLFLGNDPTPELIAIVSIYVVRGVLNLARLAISFFLKDELGLSPAEVSALTGLAILPWVIKPLFGFLSDGFPILGYRRRPYLVLSGFLGTTSWLALATVVDQAWTAAIALLISSASIAISDVIVDSQVVERAREESLANAGSLQSLSWGATAFGGLITAYFSGFLLELFPPKTIFAITAVFPLVFSTMAWLIAEKPVPEKERVQALSNLKKQVQQLWQVMRQKRIFLPTLFIFIWQSTPGSDSALFFFITNELGFEPEFLGRVRLVSSFASLAGVWIFQRYLKTVSFRKVLGWSTVISSVLGMSVLLLVTHANRTLGIDDYWFSLGDNLILSAIGEIALMPILVLAARLCPSGIEATFFALMMSIFNLAGVLSQELGGLLTALLGITENNFDRLWLLVILTNLSTLLPLPLINLLPANDPMEHQSSNHV, via the coding sequence TTGCACACATTTATTAAAGACAAACTCTTTTTAGGAAATGACCCCACACCAGAATTAATTGCGATTGTCAGCATTTATGTGGTGCGGGGTGTTTTAAACTTGGCGCGGTTGGCGATTAGTTTTTTCCTCAAGGATGAGTTAGGCTTATCTCCAGCAGAGGTTTCTGCACTTACAGGTTTAGCGATTCTCCCTTGGGTGATTAAACCGCTATTTGGGTTTCTCTCCGATGGCTTCCCGATTTTGGGGTATCGCCGTCGCCCTTATTTGGTGCTGTCTGGTTTTTTGGGAACTACCTCTTGGTTGGCGCTAGCAACCGTTGTTGATCAGGCTTGGACAGCAGCGATCGCGCTATTGATCAGTTCGGCTTCGATTGCAATTAGTGATGTGATTGTGGATTCGCAAGTGGTTGAACGCGCCCGAGAAGAGTCTTTAGCGAATGCGGGATCATTACAATCCCTGAGTTGGGGGGCAACTGCATTCGGGGGTTTGATTACGGCTTATTTTAGTGGTTTTCTTTTAGAATTATTCCCGCCAAAAACCATTTTTGCGATCACCGCAGTGTTTCCCTTAGTGTTTTCCACGATGGCGTGGTTGATTGCTGAAAAACCCGTGCCAGAAAAAGAGCGGGTGCAAGCCCTGAGCAATCTTAAAAAGCAAGTCCAACAACTTTGGCAAGTGATGCGTCAAAAACGAATTTTCTTGCCCACTCTGTTTATTTTTATCTGGCAATCGACTCCTGGTTCGGATTCCGCGCTTTTCTTTTTTATTACCAATGAATTAGGGTTTGAACCTGAATTTTTAGGGCGAGTGCGGTTAGTGAGTAGCTTTGCTTCCTTAGCAGGGGTTTGGATTTTTCAACGCTATTTAAAGACGGTTTCCTTTCGCAAGGTTTTAGGCTGGAGTACGGTGATTTCTTCGGTTTTAGGAATGAGTGTTTTATTATTAGTGACTCATGCTAACCGCACTTTAGGAATTGACGATTATTGGTTTAGTCTTGGGGATAATTTAATTTTAAGCGCGATCGGGGAAATTGCATTAATGCCGATTCTCGTTTTAGCTGCACGTCTGTGCCCTTCTGGAATTGAGGCTACTTTTTTCGCATTGATGATGTCAATTTTCAATCTGGCTGGGGTGTTATCCCAAGAGTTAGGGGGGTTGTTAACCGCCTTATTAGGAATAACAGAAAATAACTTTGACCGACTCTGGTTATT
- a CDS encoding molybdenum cofactor guanylyltransferase, whose product MPIPSDQKTSLSAIILAGGHSTRMGQDKALIEIEGVPLLQRTCSYAQAVVSDVYVVTPWGDRYQEFIECQIISELSLPHESPPHGPLVGLYQGMQQVKTPWVLALACDLPKLTVAELEFWVQQLANVSEDVIALIPRSSAGWEPLCGFYHQSCQKLLGEYINQGGRSFQRFLDQHSVAELTVRDRAVLFNCNTPQDLELL is encoded by the coding sequence ATGCCAATTCCTTCTGACCAGAAAACATCTCTTAGTGCAATCATCCTTGCTGGTGGACACAGCACCCGCATGGGACAAGATAAAGCCCTCATTGAAATTGAAGGCGTTCCGTTACTGCAACGCACTTGCTCCTATGCCCAAGCAGTTGTTTCGGATGTCTATGTTGTCACCCCTTGGGGAGATCGATATCAAGAGTTTATCGAATGTCAAATCATTTCAGAACTTTCATTACCCCATGAGTCACCCCCTCATGGTCCCTTAGTGGGACTCTATCAGGGAATGCAACAGGTAAAAACGCCTTGGGTACTTGCTTTAGCTTGTGATTTACCGAAGTTAACCGTTGCTGAATTAGAATTTTGGGTGCAACAACTGGCTAATGTTTCTGAAGATGTGATTGCACTGATTCCTAGATCGAGTGCTGGCTGGGAACCCCTTTGCGGGTTTTATCATCAATCTTGTCAGAAGTTATTGGGCGAGTATATCAACCAAGGGGGACGATCTTTTCAACGGTTTTTAGATCAGCATTCTGTTGCAGAATTAACGGTGCGCGATCGCGCGGTATTATTTAATTGCAATACCCCACAAGATTTAGAACTGCTTTGA
- the cas7u gene encoding type I-U CRISPR-associated RAMP protein Csb1/Cas7u, giving the protein MTLINITAHLENLLVTAKPPMFLDVGVSQAYLPWEKRLDVLLNTPQATANQLEALIWDEVNQDIIPELQGLPYIEIRNTRANNQFLASTLTLPHRIGTAYLSRHKDAMLDGDRFRDVLKRRVKEQGIYRAVFELDPISIVLGCFLSHIQGNMRIPRMVTGQFVAQGAVAMPNGGASHDPISAAGDSVVTKGYFVKEAKEKGKTKFKDINKASEVGLGNVPYVRESYQAEDYLGKFVIDTRLVDAAPNLPDTAKELISLLSQYLVAKFLSEPIMLRSECYFQVQEIKGTDPDLPSKVETLQQELQQKIQQCQEEGLFNGVTTVDIPIELDEAGEEEEETESAS; this is encoded by the coding sequence ATGACTTTAATTAATATCACCGCTCACTTAGAGAATTTGCTGGTTACCGCTAAACCTCCCATGTTTCTCGATGTGGGCGTTTCTCAAGCCTATCTGCCGTGGGAAAAACGCTTAGATGTACTGCTCAATACCCCACAAGCCACTGCCAATCAGTTAGAAGCCCTGATTTGGGATGAAGTGAATCAGGATATTATCCCAGAATTACAAGGACTTCCCTATATTGAAATTAGGAATACACGAGCCAACAATCAATTCCTTGCTTCTACCCTTACTCTTCCGCACCGCATTGGCACCGCTTATCTGTCTCGTCATAAAGATGCGATGTTAGATGGAGACAGGTTTCGAGACGTTTTGAAACGGCGAGTGAAAGAACAAGGCATTTACCGTGCTGTCTTTGAATTAGACCCCATTTCCATTGTTTTAGGGTGCTTTCTTTCTCACATCCAAGGCAATATGCGGATTCCTCGCATGGTAACGGGTCAATTTGTCGCTCAAGGTGCGGTTGCGATGCCTAATGGTGGGGCGAGTCATGATCCCATTTCTGCTGCTGGGGATAGCGTGGTTACGAAAGGCTATTTTGTCAAAGAAGCAAAGGAGAAGGGGAAAACTAAATTCAAAGATATTAACAAAGCCTCGGAAGTCGGATTGGGAAATGTTCCTTATGTTCGAGAATCATATCAAGCAGAGGACTATCTCGGGAAATTTGTCATTGATACTCGCTTAGTAGATGCTGCACCCAATCTTCCTGATACTGCTAAGGAGTTAATTAGCCTTCTCTCTCAATATCTCGTTGCTAAATTTCTCTCAGAGCCGATTATGCTGCGATCAGAGTGCTATTTCCAAGTTCAGGAAATTAAGGGAACTGATCCAGATTTACCGAGCAAAGTAGAAACCTTACAACAAGAATTGCAGCAGAAAATCCAGCAATGCCAAGAAGAAGGTTTATTTAATGGGGTGACTACGGTTGACATTCCCATTGAACTGGATGAAGCGGGTGAGGAAGAAGAGGAAACGGAAAGCGCATCTTAG